The window GAAGGAGCCGAGAACGCATCCCTCAGGACGATCGTGCTTCTTCTGGCGTTGATCCCGGCTGTCACCGAGGAATTCTTGTTTCGCGGCTTTCTCCTCAGCGGCCTCGGGCGTGCATCAGGCAAATGGACGGCCGTGATCGGCGCTGGCCTGATCTTCGGGGCCTTCCATTTCGTCGTGGACAAGATACCGGTCACCGCACTGATGGGCATGTTGCTCGGGTACCTGTGCTGGCAGTCACGTTCGTTGTGGCCGGGAATCCTGGCTCACGCCATGCACAACTCCGCTCTCATGGTTTTGCCCAACATGCCCCGCGCGGCCGCCTGGCTGGGACTGGCGGGCATTGACCGCGAGCCGGAAAGGCTCTTGCCCATCCACGTGGTGATCCCCGCGGCAGTCCTCCTGTTGGCAGGCCTGGCCATCCTGGCAACGCTGAGGCAACGCCGGTCCAGCACTGCCAACGGCTTCTCAGGGTAGGGCATGGTCGAGGTCGCTACAGCGACCGAGACCCGCCGCAGAACCTTTCGGCCGGTCGATTGGACCGGCAAGATGCCGGTCCAGGGGCCTGTTACAGTCCGTCAGGGTGCAGAGAGCAGAAACACGGCCACCGACCGCGGTGCGACGGTGCCACGAATCGTCACTTGTTCCTTGTCGCGCTGGGCGTCGGCCTCGCCGCGCGGGAGGAGACTGACCACCGACCATTCCGGCGGAAGCGGGACCTGCATCAGTTCGCCGGCCACTGACGAGCAGCCGGCGTTGTACAGGGTGATGATCGTTCGGTCACGGCCGGCGAAACGGTTCGCGTAGAGGTCCTCTTGCAGCGTCGGAACCAGCGGCTCGCACTGCCGCGAACGGAAGATGTCCGCATGCTCACGGAAGATCGGGTATGCCTGCCGGGCGAGTTCGCGGAACTGCGGCGTGTACCATGAATCCGCCCTGCCCTTGAGCCAGATTCCCAATCCGTGAAAGATGCAGCGGTGCAGGTCGTCAACCTCGACCGGAATGGGCCGGATCCCGTGGCCGACCATCTCGAATGATGCGAGCTTGGGAAACACATACCGGTACAAGGGCAGCGAGGCCGGATGCCAGCCGGCATCGACGTCCCACAGACCATAGTCGAACGCGGCGTCCACGAGATCCATCAGGCCGTCGACCGGAGTGTACTCGATGTATATCGCGGTGCCCGGGGCTTGCTTATCCAATGCTTCACGAATGGTCCGCAGCATCGCCCGTTCTTCCAGAATGGGGTTGGAGGGGATTGGATGCCCGTGGTTCGGAGCCCAGCAGGCTTTGCCCGGCCCAAGCAGGCCAAACTGATCGACATAGACGGCATCCGCGCCCGTTTCGTGCGCCACCTTGGCGATCCTGCCGGCCAGTTCACGCCGCCACGCCTCGACGCCCGGACATGCAAAGAACTCCATGTCCCCCGACCACCAGCGCGGCTTGCCCGTCTTGTCCACCGACTGCCAGTCGGGCAACGCCTTCCTGGCCAGGTCCGACCGCCGGTCAATAAGGTACCCCTCAAAGTACAGGCCCACCTTGATCCCCTCAGCGTGTGAGCGCTCCACCATCCGACGAAGCTCGCTCAGCCCGCCAAGATCGTTCGAGAGATAGTCGCCGACGCGCCCGGTCGCGCGGCTGTAGGCCCATCCAGAGATGTCGATCATGTGGATTCCGCCAAAGGCCTCGTTGGACTCGGCGATCAGGCGCTCGGGGGTGTACCGCAACGACAAGGGGGTGAACAGGTGTCCAGTCCCCCCCAAGGGGTAGTCTCGCCGGCAGTAGAACGATTCTTCAAGCCGCTTGTCATCCGGCGGCGTCTCGGCAACCGCCTCGGCGCGGTACGCATTGAATAGATCGTGCCAGTCTCCGGTGTGTGCCATGAGCGTTACCGGAGGGAGAACAAGATGGCCATCGGGCGGGACGGTCAGCTCACGAATCTCGATGGCAATGTCGGCCCCGCTATCGGTCTGCTTGAACTCGATCGCCTTGGGCAACAGGTTCGAGTCGATCACGAACAAGCCCAACCCGCCACCGGCCTGCTCGGCGAAAAGATCGACAAGGGGCAACGGCCATACGCCGCTGTAGTCTTTTCGGATGGAAGTGGGCACACGACTCTGCAGGGCGTTTCGTGTCCCGACCAGATAGCCGCTATCGCCTGGGATGGGGGAAATGCGGCATTCTCGAAGTTGTGCGATACGAAGGGCCGTCTTCCACGTCTGGGCGGTCTGGTTGTGCAGCGTCGGAACCATGCGGATGCGGCCGGCATCCTCAACGGACACGGACAAGGAGAGCTTGTGTTCCGACGGGGCCAGAGACCAACGAAAGTCCAGACGAGCCCCACCGGCCGTGTCTCCGGCGTTACCGGCCTCGAATCGCATAGACAATACCCGGCCATCCTCGCCGAGGACCTCGACAAAAGGTGCGGGAGACTTCGCGTTGAGGATTTCCCGATCGAAAGGCACGAGCCCAAGTTGCTCCAGACGCAGACCGGTCTCTACTTCAGCCGCCAGACGCAACCATGCGTTGTTGACGGTGAAGCGATTCCCGGCGCGATGCCATTGTGTCGGCGAGGTGACAGGCACCGGAGCCTGGCGCGTTCGTCGTGGTTCGGCTTTCGGGCGCAACTGTGGAAATGACGGCGATGAGGTGGAGTTCAAGCTCGCTGCAAGCAGAAACACCTGGCCGTAGCTCATCCCGTCAACAACACTGAAACGAACGAGGCTCTTGTCGGCATCCATCGGCACGATGTAGACGTCCGGCGAGCGATCGACGGCCCACGTCTTGCGGCGAACCGACCAGGGAAGATGAATGCTGGTGCTTCCGTCCTCATACTCCAGCCGGACGGCGAGCTGATGGGGCGAGGTGATCGTGGTGCGAGGCTTGACCGACGCCTGCCCGTACCACGCGACGCCGCTGCCGAACATGCGCGTCGCCAACAGCAGGGCCAACTCGCAGCCCTGTGAGCTTCCGCTCACGTCCAGACTTTCCCTCTCCATGACCCCGCTGCACATCGCCGCCCGGTCCGCATCACCCAGCCGAAACAGGATGCCCCCTCGCTCGATGTCTTTGCCGGCCGGCCAGTCGACCGGCGTCTCCAGAGCCGAGGTCAGCCATGCTGCGGAGATCACATCGCGTTGCGGCAATTGAACGGGCTGCCAGACACCTCGTTGCGAAGGGCGGCTCGTTGAAAAGTCATCTTCTGGGGGCAAAATCGCTGTACAGGTCGGTCGAGTCGCTTGCGGCGATGGCAGACGCGGATCCGATGCCCAGAATGCAAGTCGCCGCAGTTCAACGGTGGTCGGCGCGGCTTCCGTGGTGATCCGCAGGCTGATCCGGGCCACCCGATCCGATGGGAATAGGGCCCGCAGGTCGAATACGGCACGGTCCTGGTCACGCGATAACGGCCCCACAAGCGCCTCGTGGTCACCGGCGAGCGGGTTCTCCGGATTCAGAGCACCGGGCGTCACCGGGCCGGTGGAGTCGTCGGACAGTAGCAGCCAGACCTGTGCCCCCGATCCGCTTTCACGGATGCTGTACCGGACCTCAAGGAACGGAAACACGTTCACCCATATCGGGTTGGTGGTCCGTGTCCAAGCCGTCGCTCGATTCGAAGAAGCCACGCTGACGACGGCGCCATCCGAACCGAAAGCGATTGCGGCATGATCCCCGTGATCCGGCGCATCGCTATTCTCACGAAGCCAGCCGCTGTCGGTTCGGAAATCGTCGTGCCACCCGATTTCCACGCGCTGGCGCTCGCGAGAAGCCTCTCCGGCCGGCAACGGTGACACGTGAACCGCCGCAAGGACCAGACAGACCGATGCAGCCCGAAAGAACTCGAATCGCATGGCACACTCCGAGACAAACCCGCCCGGTCTGGCGACCGGCCCATATTCGGTCACGCAATGCCGGTGCTTACCTGTCCAGCGGCCGGAAGTTGACATCCATCACCTGCAACCGCTGCACGTGCTGTCGCAGCCGTTCCAGGAATGAATCGAAGTTCCGTTGCCCTTTGGCGGACCATGCGACCTCGGCCAGTGCCGCCGCGCGAGGATAGGCCATGTATTCAAGGTGCCTCGGGTTGGGAATGTATTCCGACCAGAGCTGCCCTTGCGTTCCGAGCACGCGCCGGGCTTCTTCTTCGCTCAGATCAGCCGGGATGGGCTCATACGCGTAAACCTTCTCGATCGGCAGGTCACCACCGATGGCAAGCGGCTCACTATCCTTCGGGCCCTGGTAGTAATCCAGGTAGGTGTGTGACGTCGGTGCCATTACCACGTCATGCCCCGACTTGGCCGCCGTGATCCCGCCTTTCTCGCCGCGCCACGACATGACCACCGCTCCGGGTGCCAGGCCGCCTTCCAGAATCTCGTCCCAGCCGACCAACCGGCGCCCCTTTCTGGTCAGGAAGGCGTCCATTTGTTTGACGAACCAACTCTGCATCTCGGCCTCGTCTTTCAAACCCAGTTCCTTGATGCGGGCCTGCACCACGGGACTGGCCTTCCACTGATCCTTGACCGCTTCGTCTCCGCCGATGTGAATGTACGGGCTGGGGAAAAGCTCCATCACTTCTGCCAGAACGTCCTGCAGGAACGCCACGGTCTGGTCCGTCGGGCAGAAAATGTCCGGGCATACGCCCCACACGGTCCACGGTTTGAGCGGCGTGTCGGGGTTGCATCCGAGATGCGGGTAGGCGGAGATGGCCGCCCGCGCGTGGCCGGGCATCTCGATCTCGGGAACGACGTTGATATGCCGATCGGCCGCATAACGGACGATCTCGCGGATGTCATCCTGGGTGTAGAACCCGCCGTGTTTGCGGCCGTCAAACTGCCAGGGTTTCGCGTGGGCATGACCGACAAGGGTCTCGTCCCGCCATGCCCCGATCTCCGTGAGCTTGGGATACTTCTTGATCTCGATTCGCCAGCCCTGGTCGTCCGTCAGGTGAAGCTGCAGACTGTTGAACTTGTGCAGAGCCATGGTATCGATGAACTTGAGCAGCGCTGACTTCGGTACGAAGTGGCGAGCGGTGTCGACCAGCAAGCCGCGCCACCTGAAGCGAGGTTGATCCTCGATCCGGACGCACGGGACCTCCCAACGCACGCCTTCTACCCGCGCTAAGCGGAAGATTGCGGGCGACAGCAACTGCCGAAGCGTCTGAATGCCGTAGAACAGGCCGGCGCGGGCTCTGGCCCCGATCAGGATGCCGTCGGGAGCGACGATGAGCGCGTATCCTTCCTCGCCAAGAGCGGCGAACGAGTCCGCGATTCTCAGTGTGATGGCACCTTGCGATCCGGCGTTCTCAACAAGCTTCAGGCGCAGACCCGTCGCCGGGGCAAGGTAATCCTGCAGCTTGTACGCTTCGGCCATGCTCGCGGCGTCGACGACAATCGCAGTGTTCTCGTCAATGACGAACACGCCGTCCGCGCGTTCCACTCTGGCGGGTTGGGGAATAACCGGCAAGGCGGAGCCTTGAGCGGCGAGCCCGGCCTGTCCGGCGGCGATGCTTGCACTCGCCATGATCAGCGGCAGCGTTGACTTGGACATGTGAACCTCCTGTGGTATTCAAAACGTCAGGGCAGATGCGGCCATGATAACCACCCCTGACAAAGCCGGGAGCATGAGAGCCCTGCCTGGACCCAACTGACCGGCCGTTCTGAGGGCCGTCTTGATCCGCTCGCAAATCGATGTCATACGGCCCTCGTTCGCCGGCACAGAATCCACCGACTCCTCCGGCAAACGGCCGGTGAGCACGTCCCGCCCTGCAAAGTGTTGCTTCGTTGCTCGGGATACGCCGACTCCACTGTTACGACCCTGTCGCTGCCGGGTCAACCCCGCCACCAGGCCGGATCTCAAATCTCAAATCGCCAATCTGAAATCAGATCGTTCGGCAGGTCTCCGCCGCCTTTGGCGGCTTCGACCATGCCCTACCTTTTGGGTTTGCCTTCCTGCTTGCCCGCGATCTTCGCCCAGGTGTCCTTGAGGGTCACCGTGCGGTTGAAGACCGGCTTGCCGGGCGTTGAATCCGGATCAACGCAGAAGTAGCCCATTCGCTCGAACTGGAATCGGCTGCCGGGGGCGGCGTTGGCCAAACTCGGTTCGACCTTGCAGCCGGTGAGCACTTCCAGCGAGTTGGGGTTCAGGCCGGTCTTCCAGTCCTGTCCCTCGGGAACGTCGTCGGGATCGGGTTTGCTGAACAGGTGGTCGTACAACCGCACCTCGGCGTCGACGGCTTGGCCGGCCGAGACCCAGTGAATCGTCCCCTTGACCTTACGGCCGTCGGGCGAGTCGCCGCCGCGGGTGGCCGGGTCGTAGGTGCAGTGGACTTCGCTGACCTCGCCCGTGGCCGGGTCCTTCACGCAGCCGGTACACTTGACGAAGTAGGCGTAGCGGAGCCGCACCTCCTGACCGGGGGTCAGTCGGAAGTACTTCGGCGGCGGGACCTCGCGGAAGTCGTCCTGCTCGATGTACAGCACCTTCGAGAACGGCACGTGCCGGGTCCCGGCGCCGGGGTCCTCGGGGTTGTTGATCGCGTCGAGCTCCTCGACCTGCCCGTCAGGATAATTGTCGATGACCACCTTCAGCGGCCGGAGCACGCCCATGACCCGTGGGGCTCGTTTGTTGAGGTCCTCCCGGATACAGTGCTCAAGAAGCTGGATGTCCACAATACTGTCGTACTTGTTCACCCCGATCCGCCGGCAGAAGTTCCAGATCGCTTCCGGCGTGTAGCCCCGGCGCCGCAAGCCGCAGATCGTCGGCATACGCGGATCGTCCCAACCACGCACGAGCCCTTCCTTGACCAGTTGCAGCAGCTTGCGCTTGCTCATCACCGTGTAGGTCAGATTGAGCCGGGCAAACTCGATCTGCTGCGGGTGGTAAATGCCCAGCTGGTCGAGAAACCAGTCGTACAGCGGGCGGTGGTTCTCGAACTCCAGCGTGCAGATCGAGTGCGTGACTTGCTCGATCGAGTCTTCCAGCCCATGGGCCCAGTCGTACATCGGATAGACGCACCACTCGTCGCCGGTGTGCGGGTGAGTCGCGTGGAGGATGCGGTACATGACCGGATCGCGCATGTTGAAGTTCGGCGAGGCCATGTCGATCTTGGCCCGCAGCGTCCGCGAACCGTCGGGGAACTCGCCCTTTTTCATCCGCTCGAAAAGATCGAGATTCTCCTCGACGCTGCGATTGCGATAAGGGCTCTCCTGGCCCGGTTCGGTCGCCGTGCCGCGCATGGCGGCAACCTGGTCGGCGCTCAGGTCGCAAACGTAGGCCTTGCCCGCCTTGATAAGCTGGACTGCCCACTCGTACATCTGCTGAAAGTAATCCGACGCAAAGAACAATCGGTCTTCCCAGTCGGCACCGAGCCAGCGGACGTCCTCGATGATCGAGTCGATGTACTCCTGCTCCTCCTTGACCGGGTTGGTGTCGTCGAAGCGCAGGTTGAACTTGCCGCCGTAGTCGCGGGCCAGCCCATAGTTCAAACAGATGCTCTTGGCATGCCCGATGTGCAGGTACCCGTTGGGCTCCGGCGGGAAGCGGGTCACTACCCGGCCGCCCCAGCGGTTCGTGCGCATGTCCTCATCAATAATGTCGTGAATAAAGGTCCGGAATAATTCACCTTCGGTCGTGGCCATGTCCTGGTATTCCTTCGAAAAAGGCGAGCAGGATCCGACGCCGACCCCGCATCGCCGGGCAGGTTTGGCATTATACCTCTCCTTGATCCGTGATCCATATCCGGGCTCCGGCACGCCGCACCCCGTGCCGGGTGACATCCCCACGGCTTTGCGTGGGCATGCGCCTTGGCCTCTTCCGTCGCAACTGGTGCGCGTTTTGCGCGCATGTTTCTGGATCGCAGAGCGCTTGGGTTGTGGTCCGCAAAAAGGCGGCCGGCCTTATTGATCTCTGCGCAGGTACTGCAAGCATCAGTGTTTGGGAAACCCCTGAAAAAGGGCCGTTCTGGAGAAGAGACGCGTTGCATTCTTTGCGCAGAAATCAAAGGTTGGCGGTGAACGCGAACGGGAAACACGCCGCTTCAGCGGTCTTTCCCGAAGGGCAGATAGGCCGATTCTGCTGCCGCCCCCGTTGCCCGATCCTCGGTCCCCCTGTCTCGCTCCTCGTAAGAGGGCACCGAGGAGGTTACACTGATACCCGGCTGCAGGCGCAACGAATGTTCAACTTCATAGCGAAGAATGGAGACAAACATGCAAATCAGGAATCGACGAGACTGGCTGGTGGCGGCGACCCTCTTGGGTCTGGTGGCAACCGGTGGATGTGGGATCAGCCCGGCTATCAAGCGGGCCGGCCGCACCGACGAGCAGAAGCAGCAACTGATTAAGCCGGGCATGTTCGGCGACAACGCCCCCGCAGATCGACTCCGCGGGCGGTTTGACTTTTGGAACGAGGAGGTCATCCGCCAGGACGTGGCCGTCGGCACGGTGTTCATGGGCGACTCGATAACCGAACTGTGGGAACTGGCTGCCTACTTTGCACCGAGCGACGGGGTCATCCTCAATCGCGGCATCGGCGGGGACATCACGCCGCATATGGCCCGACGCTTCGAGGCGGACGTCATCCAGCTCAAACCGCGGAACGTCGTGATTCTGGCCGGCACAAACGACGTTGCCCGTATGCTGAGCGCGAAGAAGACCGAAGATGAGACAATGT of the Phycisphaerae bacterium genome contains:
- a CDS encoding DUF6259 domain-containing protein; the protein is MRFEFFRAASVCLVLAAVHVSPLPAGEASRERQRVEIGWHDDFRTDSGWLRENSDAPDHGDHAAIAFGSDGAVVSVASSNRATAWTRTTNPIWVNVFPFLEVRYSIRESGSGAQVWLLLSDDSTGPVTPGALNPENPLAGDHEALVGPLSRDQDRAVFDLRALFPSDRVARISLRITTEAAPTTVELRRLAFWASDPRLPSPQATRPTCTAILPPEDDFSTSRPSQRGVWQPVQLPQRDVISAAWLTSALETPVDWPAGKDIERGGILFRLGDADRAAMCSGVMERESLDVSGSSQGCELALLLATRMFGSGVAWYGQASVKPRTTITSPHQLAVRLEYEDGSTSIHLPWSVRRKTWAVDRSPDVYIVPMDADKSLVRFSVVDGMSYGQVFLLAASLNSTSSPSFPQLRPKAEPRRTRQAPVPVTSPTQWHRAGNRFTVNNAWLRLAAEVETGLRLEQLGLVPFDREILNAKSPAPFVEVLGEDGRVLSMRFEAGNAGDTAGGARLDFRWSLAPSEHKLSLSVSVEDAGRIRMVPTLHNQTAQTWKTALRIAQLRECRISPIPGDSGYLVGTRNALQSRVPTSIRKDYSGVWPLPLVDLFAEQAGGGLGLFVIDSNLLPKAIEFKQTDSGADIAIEIRELTVPPDGHLVLPPVTLMAHTGDWHDLFNAYRAEAVAETPPDDKRLEESFYCRRDYPLGGTGHLFTPLSLRYTPERLIAESNEAFGGIHMIDISGWAYSRATGRVGDYLSNDLGGLSELRRMVERSHAEGIKVGLYFEGYLIDRRSDLARKALPDWQSVDKTGKPRWWSGDMEFFACPGVEAWRRELAGRIAKVAHETGADAVYVDQFGLLGPGKACWAPNHGHPIPSNPILEERAMLRTIREALDKQAPGTAIYIEYTPVDGLMDLVDAAFDYGLWDVDAGWHPASLPLYRYVFPKLASFEMVGHGIRPIPVEVDDLHRCIFHGLGIWLKGRADSWYTPQFRELARQAYPIFREHADIFRSRQCEPLVPTLQEDLYANRFAGRDRTIITLYNAGCSSVAGELMQVPLPPEWSVVSLLPRGEADAQRDKEQVTIRGTVAPRSVAVFLLSAP
- a CDS encoding beta-N-acetylhexosaminidase, producing MSKSTLPLIMASASIAAGQAGLAAQGSALPVIPQPARVERADGVFVIDENTAIVVDAASMAEAYKLQDYLAPATGLRLKLVENAGSQGAITLRIADSFAALGEEGYALIVAPDGILIGARARAGLFYGIQTLRQLLSPAIFRLARVEGVRWEVPCVRIEDQPRFRWRGLLVDTARHFVPKSALLKFIDTMALHKFNSLQLHLTDDQGWRIEIKKYPKLTEIGAWRDETLVGHAHAKPWQFDGRKHGGFYTQDDIREIVRYAADRHINVVPEIEMPGHARAAISAYPHLGCNPDTPLKPWTVWGVCPDIFCPTDQTVAFLQDVLAEVMELFPSPYIHIGGDEAVKDQWKASPVVQARIKELGLKDEAEMQSWFVKQMDAFLTRKGRRLVGWDEILEGGLAPGAVVMSWRGEKGGITAAKSGHDVVMAPTSHTYLDYYQGPKDSEPLAIGGDLPIEKVYAYEPIPADLSEEEARRVLGTQGQLWSEYIPNPRHLEYMAYPRAAALAEVAWSAKGQRNFDSFLERLRQHVQRLQVMDVNFRPLDR
- a CDS encoding glutamine--tRNA ligase/YqeY domain fusion protein; this encodes MATTEGELFRTFIHDIIDEDMRTNRWGGRVVTRFPPEPNGYLHIGHAKSICLNYGLARDYGGKFNLRFDDTNPVKEEQEYIDSIIEDVRWLGADWEDRLFFASDYFQQMYEWAVQLIKAGKAYVCDLSADQVAAMRGTATEPGQESPYRNRSVEENLDLFERMKKGEFPDGSRTLRAKIDMASPNFNMRDPVMYRILHATHPHTGDEWCVYPMYDWAHGLEDSIEQVTHSICTLEFENHRPLYDWFLDQLGIYHPQQIEFARLNLTYTVMSKRKLLQLVKEGLVRGWDDPRMPTICGLRRRGYTPEAIWNFCRRIGVNKYDSIVDIQLLEHCIREDLNKRAPRVMGVLRPLKVVIDNYPDGQVEELDAINNPEDPGAGTRHVPFSKVLYIEQDDFREVPPPKYFRLTPGQEVRLRYAYFVKCTGCVKDPATGEVSEVHCTYDPATRGGDSPDGRKVKGTIHWVSAGQAVDAEVRLYDHLFSKPDPDDVPEGQDWKTGLNPNSLEVLTGCKVEPSLANAAPGSRFQFERMGYFCVDPDSTPGKPVFNRTVTLKDTWAKIAGKQEGKPKR
- a CDS encoding GDSL-type esterase/lipase family protein — protein: MQIRNRRDWLVAATLLGLVATGGCGISPAIKRAGRTDEQKQQLIKPGMFGDNAPADRLRGRFDFWNEEVIRQDVAVGTVFMGDSITELWELAAYFAPSDGVILNRGIGGDITPHMARRFEADVIQLKPRNVVILAGTNDVARMLSAKKTEDETMSQVMTNMEAMVDAAQKAGINVFICSILPTNPDTGNHAGKAPILPKINEKLKAMCAAKHCIYVDYAAHMSNSAGELPRDLARDGLHPHYAGYAIMARVLNDAARANGLRL